A genomic region of Christiangramia sp. OXR-203 contains the following coding sequences:
- a CDS encoding lysophospholipid acyltransferase family protein, with amino-acid sequence MQGLVFWLVYPLLWLISILPFRIFYIFSDFIYILVFRVIGYRRSTVQKNLRMVFPDKPSEDLKRIEKIFYRHMCDMFLEMIKSLSISDRELQKRFKFTNLEVLREIESRNKSIVLMCAHYASYEWIIALQLYGLKYKSFGIYKKIRNRYFDDMVRKIRSKLGGELVNTHKATKRIIQNEREGLRGIYAMIADQSPRLQRSNLWMKFMGISVPVFEGSEKLARGLDLNVIYLHVEKTGRGFYEATLVPITENAPEEPEHFITQKFFELLEKQIREKPEYYLWTHKRWKHRNEPVPEGATRVS; translated from the coding sequence ATGCAAGGATTAGTTTTCTGGCTTGTTTACCCCCTACTTTGGCTTATATCCATTCTTCCGTTTCGTATTTTCTATATATTCTCAGACTTTATATATATCTTGGTTTTTAGAGTCATAGGCTATCGCAGAAGTACTGTTCAAAAGAATTTAAGAATGGTGTTTCCAGATAAGCCTTCCGAAGATTTGAAACGTATAGAAAAAATTTTCTACAGGCATATGTGTGATATGTTTCTGGAAATGATCAAAAGTCTTTCCATTAGTGATAGAGAACTTCAAAAGCGCTTCAAATTCACTAATCTTGAAGTTTTAAGAGAGATTGAAAGCAGAAACAAGAGTATTGTCCTAATGTGCGCACATTACGCTAGTTATGAATGGATTATTGCGCTACAACTTTACGGACTCAAATATAAATCCTTCGGAATCTATAAAAAAATACGGAACAGGTATTTTGATGATATGGTTCGCAAGATACGTAGTAAGCTTGGTGGAGAGCTTGTTAATACTCATAAAGCGACTAAGAGAATCATCCAAAATGAGCGAGAAGGATTGCGAGGTATTTACGCTATGATCGCCGACCAATCCCCAAGACTTCAGCGTTCTAATCTATGGATGAAATTTATGGGAATCTCTGTGCCTGTTTTTGAAGGTTCTGAAAAACTGGCTCGTGGTCTGGATCTTAATGTCATATACCTACATGTGGAAAAAACCGGTAGAGGATTTTATGAAGCTACGCTGGTTCCTATAACTGAAAATGCCCCGGAAGAACCGGAGCATTTTATTACTCAAAAGTTTTTTGAACTTCTCGAAAAGCAAATTCGTGAGAAACCAGAGTACTATCTATGGACGCATAAACGCTGGAAACATAGAAATGAACCTGTTCCAGAAGGAGCTACCAGGGTAAGTTAG
- a CDS encoding rhomboid family intramembrane serine protease — translation MGELSLVTLVIIAANALISFKGFSDETFFNKYKFSTSDIQRGSKFQIFTSGFLHVDTSHLFVNMLTLYFFANVVIWQLGSVAFLIIYLGSLLLGNLLSYYFHKNDPYYTAVGASGAVMGILYSAILLQPDMTLGLFFIIPVPAYIFGIGYLLYTIYGMKRRTDNIGHDAHFGGATGGYILTMILAPWVLESHLLMVILLAVPIVILFFLQRTGYLSK, via the coding sequence ATGGGAGAATTGAGCCTGGTCACGCTGGTGATCATAGCGGCAAATGCATTAATTTCTTTTAAAGGTTTTAGCGATGAGACCTTCTTCAACAAGTACAAATTCAGTACTTCAGATATTCAGAGAGGTTCTAAATTTCAAATATTCACATCGGGATTCCTGCATGTAGATACAAGCCACCTTTTTGTAAATATGCTAACACTCTATTTTTTTGCAAATGTGGTTATCTGGCAGTTAGGCTCTGTAGCTTTCCTCATTATATATCTTGGGAGTCTATTGCTGGGAAATTTATTATCCTACTATTTCCATAAGAATGATCCGTACTATACTGCCGTAGGTGCCAGTGGCGCTGTAATGGGAATTCTTTATTCTGCCATACTACTACAACCAGACATGACGCTTGGTTTATTCTTTATCATACCAGTTCCCGCTTATATATTCGGAATAGGATATCTGCTTTATACTATTTACGGAATGAAGCGCAGAACAGATAATATTGGTCACGATGCACATTTTGGCGGTGCTACCGGTGGATATATTCTAACGATGATTCTGGCTCCCTGGGTGCTGGAAAGTCACTTGCTAATGGTTATTTTATTAGCTGTGCCTATCGTAATATTGTTCTTTCTTCAAAGAACCGGGTATCTTTCTAAGTAA
- a CDS encoding TlpA disulfide reductase family protein yields the protein MKKFLFLFSSVIFLLTGCGEDKGYYLSGEVKGVENGTKIYISELDGKTRSPKAVDTAIVQDEKFELDMEEMDLPALSFLRIEGVNGNLVFIAENEKLKFNINKDSIRSSRVSGGQENEALYEYLDHMKEMNRKIGKMQKEARTAMIQKDTAKLKSLQATETELKDNDRKAKEEIFSRNTDTFLAVTLLTDMLSSKSHSSKEVRDMFGEVSDRIKQTDMAKDLKSELEKMKNAETGSKAPDFEAPTPDGEMLALSDRMGQVTVVDFWAAWCKPCRVENPNLVNTYNKYKDQGLNIISVSLDRPGQKDRWVQAIKDDKLEQWDHVSNLQFWQDPVARLYGITAIPATYILDKDGIIVAKNLRGDALAEKIGELLN from the coding sequence ATGAAGAAATTCTTATTCTTATTCAGCTCCGTAATTTTCCTATTAACTGGATGTGGAGAAGATAAAGGTTACTACCTAAGCGGTGAAGTAAAAGGTGTTGAAAATGGTACAAAAATCTATATCTCAGAATTAGACGGAAAGACTCGTTCACCAAAAGCAGTAGATACAGCCATTGTTCAGGATGAGAAATTTGAGTTGGACATGGAAGAAATGGATCTACCTGCACTTAGTTTTTTACGTATCGAAGGAGTTAATGGTAATCTTGTATTTATTGCTGAGAACGAAAAACTGAAATTCAACATCAATAAGGACAGTATTCGTAGCTCACGTGTGAGCGGTGGACAAGAAAATGAAGCGCTTTATGAATATTTGGATCACATGAAAGAAATGAACCGGAAGATTGGGAAAATGCAGAAGGAAGCGAGAACTGCAATGATACAGAAGGATACTGCAAAACTAAAAAGTCTTCAGGCAACTGAAACCGAGCTTAAAGACAATGATCGTAAAGCTAAAGAAGAGATTTTTAGCCGAAATACAGATACATTTCTTGCTGTAACCTTGCTTACTGATATGTTGAGTTCAAAAAGTCATAGCTCCAAGGAAGTTCGCGATATGTTCGGTGAAGTGTCAGATCGTATCAAGCAAACTGATATGGCAAAAGATCTGAAGAGCGAGTTAGAGAAGATGAAAAATGCTGAAACGGGGTCTAAGGCTCCAGATTTTGAAGCTCCTACTCCAGATGGCGAAATGCTTGCACTTTCTGATCGGATGGGTCAGGTTACTGTAGTAGATTTCTGGGCAGCCTGGTGTAAACCTTGTCGAGTAGAAAATCCAAACCTGGTTAACACTTACAACAAGTACAAAGATCAAGGATTAAATATCATTAGCGTAAGTCTGGATCGACCAGGACAGAAGGATCGATGGGTACAGGCAATCAAAGATGATAAACTTGAACAATGGGATCATGTTTCCAATCTTCAATTCTGGCAGGATCCCGTAGCTAGGTTATACGGAATCACAGCAATCCCGGCGACCTATATTCTTGATAAAGATGGAATCATTGTGGCAAAAAATCTTCGTGGTGATGCCTTAGCTGAAAAGATTGGCGAACTACTGAATTAA